From Erigeron canadensis isolate Cc75 chromosome 5, C_canadensis_v1, whole genome shotgun sequence:
gttttctattttatacttACTACTCAGTACTCACCACTTActgggtgatatatatatatatacatgtcgagatataaaaagaaaaatgaagtcaCATAAatctggaaagaaagaaaaaagcatCGGAGACCGGAGAAAGAACTAACTGATCACTTCTTCAAGATCCTCCACTGAATCACCTCTTCaagatcatcaaaaatattacgTACTGTGTAGCTGTGTgcctgtgtgtgtatgtgtgttccaCTAACTGcccagtcatatatatatatatatatatacatcgataTATGTGGCGGTTTCGAGaggtagatgatgatgaagagaagtgGTGTTATCAGTGGTGTTTGTGGGTAGATCCGGACTGAACAACttgttttatgttgaaaaagaaaaccctttttggcttatatattattgatagtgggcggttaaaaaaataaccttTTAGGTTAACCGGTATTGGTTAACCGATTATTATTAACCGAAACCGATTACAGCggttatagttttttaaaacccaaaccggttattaactGGTACCGGTTAaccataatcattttttttttaaataaccgaAATCgatgactaaaaaaaataactagaaCCGGTTAACTGATATTTGCACCTCTATATGCAAATATACAATAATTGCATATATCAAATACTCAAATCTTACATTTTCGGATGAATGTAAGTGATATAAAATCAACAATAGGATGATAATAAATGTACATAACTATAAAAGGATCATCATGTCCTAAAAGTTGTTGCTATATACGTCCAAGAAGTTTAAGAGCTTCAACAAGAGTACCTTTAAACCTATTTACATCCACCCTTATATTTTGCTTATCCAAATACATTTCCTTCCCAACATAATACCCTTTAGCAAATACCGATCCTGGATCCGAAATAACCGGGTCGCTACGTGGATAAGACTCGATGAGCGAACTCTCATCCGGTCCAATCTTGTAATCCAAGTAATGCAACCCCATCCCGACTGCGGGTCCACCAAAGTAAACCGAAGAAGGCCATTCCAAGGCTAGTGGCACCACTTGTACCACCACCGCACCCGAGGGTAAAAACACTTGGTTTGTTAACCCGGCACCGTGAGTCCCAACTAGGACACTGGCCGTGTTAACTACTTTCGCGAATTTATCCAAATTCGACATCTTTTTGTTACTTCTTACTACCAAAACCTCAAACCCTAAATCTTCCATCATGTCCACCATTTCGTCTTCGTTCAAAAATAATCTTGTTTTTCTACGAGAGACGAGGATCAACGTGGGCGTTGTAGAGCCCGTATTTGTGACATTCGTGATCTTCAAACCGTATGTCGTTTGGAGAAATTTCTTGAATTCTAACATGGAATTTCCTTTAGGAACTTCTGAAGAATTTATGGATAAATAATTATGGAATTTGAGACCAACAACAACTCCCGGAAAGCAATGAACCACACTCGTGTTTATACTCGGATTTAACACATTGTAATTCGATAAGCTAGAAAAAATGCGTGTATATTTCGTAACAAGATAAGGGTTGTAATCCACGAGAATGAACTTAACACGCGATTTGAAGAGACGGGTAGTCATGAATAACGGAATTATGATCTCATTAAATTCGTGAAATAGGTTTCCAGCGAATCCACCGGATGAAAACACGACTGCCGGAATTGTGTAGTTATAGTCACAATATAATTCCGGGCTTTGTGGTGGTTGTTGGAGGAAATTGACCGGAGTAACATTTTTCAAAAGTTCATATTGTGCCCACGCATATGGCCGAACTTGTACACCTTTTATTACTTCATCCTTAATTGAATAATTGGTCCTCTTTGTCGAGATTAATTGTCTAGGCATATAAATGTTCATGGTTTTGGTATTGATCTTTACGGGGTTACTTGCAACGCAAACTAACGAGTGCACGGTCGAATCACAAGCGAAGCCAGTTGTTTCGAGCTTTTGTAGATCATCGGCATCACCTGTAATGCAACGAACAAGCGCAATACGTACATTTGCATGCAATACGTAAAATTAACTTCAAGAATATATGGAGACATTATAGATGTTACTATATATGTTAGATGTATATTGCAAGAAATGATCAAAAAAACTATGTTACTATGCCAACATTATAGATGTAACTGTACTATGTTAAACTTAATAAGTCAAAATTAGatatttaatatgggacggagggagtaatacaCTATCACACATATTTCTTTCCATTTTCTaatcaaatataaaacattggagatttttttttttatatagttttaaccGTAAATTTACTCTAATTCTAACCGTAAACTATTGAAATTACCCAGATCGAGAGATTTAATTATCTAcctttaaaaagtaaaaggtaTCTACCAAATGAGCTAACCTTACATGGATAACATGCATGTCACCATTAATAGAGGTTATTAATTGACCGTTTCATCGAACATCCAATCAACTTGAACTATATGCTATTACGTGTAAAGATACAAATATATAGGTTAGAATTTTACcccttttaatataaaaaagtggCCCCAAATGAATCCATAATCTTGCTGGAGGATGCTTGTCGTTTAGAGATAATTGCTTGTATAATCCAAATTTTTAGCTAAATTAACTTGTCATTTTCATTTCTAAACGATCATTAAAACACATATTAACTAAATTAACCACATTTTAAATAGTGTTGGCAAAGTCGGCGATCGCAGTATGTGATGGTAGTGGTGGTAGTGGAGGTGACGGTATGCAGCGTATATCTGTTTCCATCTAATCAAAGACGGCGAAACGCCTCTAATCTAAAGGCCAAAGAGTGCGATATTTAAAATGTGAATTGAATTGAAGGTTATTGGAATTCATGCATGATGATCATTAATAACTAATTTATTGTAACAAATTAATTTGCATACTCATTTTTAAAAAGCCTAATTCGCAATGATAATAGTGATGATTTAGCAGAAAAATTAATGAATACTAACCGATAAGCGATTTAAAGGATTGATGTGAAGTATCTTCACAAATAACAGCTAATTCTTCCATTCTAGCATTAAACTTCAACAAATTTCTTGTGCCTGCATTTTATGAAATTGCAAGAATTGAAGTAATTAAATGTTATGGATACGTACAACCAAATTAATTACATATTGAGAGTAGTATGGCGAGCTAGAACCAGCGAAGAGTGTAAACTTACCAAGCCAAAGCTTAATGGGGTCGAATCCGAAAGATTGGGTGTAAAACAAGTAGATGAATGTAAGTAAACCGATTATCTGAGTTGCACCACAAACCACCCTTCGATGCCCCTCCATTATTTCAAGAaaagatagttttttttttttttttggatctAAATAGAAGTGGCCAAAAGAGGAAAAGGATTACTCGAAAGCAAGAGGGCTTCCATATATAAATCCAAGAAAGTTGGGCcaacttttatagttttatcaaTAAGCTGGGTGTTACTAATAATTTCGATCCGGTCGCTTTCGACTTCACTTCTACACTTCTATAATTCTATTTGTATGGTGGGAAATAAAGATATAAGAAAATACCACATGTTAAAAACATAacttaatagaaaattaactaCTACTCTTAGATTAGAGTAGAATTTGATGCATATGAGGCATCTCTATCGGATTGGGCCAGTCAATTATTCATATTCATCTTATTTTTATCCTTTTATTATAATTCTTTTTGtcgatttcttttttaattgtttatgtATTGTTTGTATCTCACCTATTTTTGTATTCCCCTTTTGTTTGATGGTTATTTTGTATAATTAAATtcaattcatattcatatatttagtTCGTCCAGttatcataaataaaacaacttaCTGTAAAAAGTTAGTCCTTAATTTCCAAGACAAGTTTTTAATGATTCGTGGTAAATTTATGTGCAAATAGACAAATAGTCACAAACCCTAGTCCTAAGTTTTTGGTGCGAATGGTTCATCGTTTTACGAGGAATCTTTGATGTTTTTTGATATGCCTTTGGGCAACGTGTCTCAACTCGAGACATATTGGAAATACGACAAGCGTCTTGGCGTTTTGCTCATTGTGGTTCATTGCCTAGAATGGTGTTGTATAGAGCATTGTAGTATTCTACGAGGAACCTTTGATGTTTTTTATATGACATGGTCTTGTTTAGAAGGTTTAATAGCACTAATACAGTTTAAAGACATAGTTTTGCGCAGAATCTTTGATGTTTTTGATATGCCAGCGAGGCAATTTGTGTTTACTGGATGGCAACGAGGCAACGCCCGATCCTTAGTCTAAGTGATTGAGATGAGACATCCGGTAACTTTAATAATAAGAAAGTCATGGGTTCAAGTCtcacataaacaaacaaaaaaaaagttttatcatGTTGTGCCAAGAGGGTTTCTTGGAATATGATCCAATAGTAAAGTGGGGTTAACGAGTGAGGTTTCATTTCGAGAACAACGAGTCTATAAATCACAAAATCTGGCCACTATAAATTAGCCATAAGTTAAACATCTCACCAGCGTATATGTTTAATGTATTATGGTAAAGTGCGGATTAACAAGTGAGGTTTCAATTCCagaacaaaaatcaaataactGGCCACACTATGAATTAGCCAGAAGTTAGACATCTAACCGATGGGCATATATGTTTAATCTATTTGAATGATTTTTGGTTTGAATGGTTCATTGTTTCACGAGGATACTTTGATGTTTTTGATATGCCTTTGGCAACGTGTCTCTACTCGAGACACATTGGTAAAACGACAAGCGTCCTGCTCATTGTGGTTCATAGTTTAGAATGGTCTTGTATAGagcatgttggaataaacatgattcgattcgagtgatgaAACATtcccaatcgtcctgtggaacctgtaagaacattaaagcataattgctattgatttcgggttcccataacaaggtgattgagtaacaATGAGATGATAAATTCGGCTGAAACATGATGCATGAATTTAGAGAGGAGAGACACAtgaatttgtgtgggattatgtgtgtgtgattaaccttaacttagggttaattaccctctatttataatgagagtaattacacattcaaccctttagtatttacacattcaacccttctggtgtttaatgtatGTATCATTaatcctcttagttacaatcacctaatgggaaaccctatactacgtctctaagagtaaatacgcccatcatatatttacctagacatagggatttcagttattgtcaattatcatatcaggaatgatacatgatcagtgacggtcacactaacgtggttccaacattctcccacttgaccgagcgatcatttatctatgagtattcaaataagttccggaataatactcattttgttttaaaccgaaatcatagccaataagtacagtcgtagagaagaacatcaactcaggacccccactagtcaaactatgactcaaatttaaaactaataagcaatgatcaattgactaagacaaattttgttatgtaatgTCTTTACACTATTATAAGctcgaagtgtaactaatagacaaagaaaatctgaataaggaggaaaattttaattaacataataataatgaccaataagtacaacatgctatcataaAATGTCTTTaagtaagcctcatcttcgatacgtatcctacgaagattttaggagaaagaccttcggtcattggatccagtagcatattatgtgtacttatgtactcaatacaaagaacattttcctcaatccaTTCACataaaacagatactttgtatcgagatacatctcagcgccagttgaactgttactgttcaagcaagttacggtagctgagttatcacagtaaaacttcaatggtctaataataaagttgacgactttcgagtccactgaccaggttctttaacaacatctcatgacatgaaattatgaacgttcagacatcatggtagacgttgcagtcagtttctacttatgactccgtcaaaagataggtttgccagCTAATCATGAATATACATTCAGAAGTGATTTCTTATTGGAATTCGAACATcccactacttctaagttgGCACCTCTCCTATAAGTCAATATGTAGTCTTTGGTCATTTgtagatatcgtagaacctttttagcCATTTTCCAATATGCTGATATACTTAAATCCCAAGCATACCGTCAATGTAAGCGATATCTGGATgagtacagacctgagcgtacGTAATGCTCTTAACTACTTACGAGTAAGGTATCGTCCTCATTTGCTCTTTTTTTAATCTCAATGTTCAGACTTTGGAAACAAATCACATACGTTTCCTTTTACTAATAGATTTATAGTGGGTGTGCAGTGTTGCATGTTATGGCGTTCTAAGATATGTTCAATATAAGccttttgagaaagaactagaacatcattacgcctatcccgatgtatttcgatacctctgacattaaaggcatcaccgagatcttttatgtcgacattctgCGAAAAGTAACGCTTcaactcatgcaacatatccaagttgttatttgcaagtatatcatccacgtgcaaaacaaggattgtaaatttactcccactgatcttgagataggtgtattaatccacttgattttcttaggaagtcttgtcctcttatgacttcattaaacttaacgtaccattttagtgatgcttgcttcaacccgtatatggacttattcaacttgcaaATCATGTGCTCTTTACTTTATGGAACTTCAGGTTCACATGTATCCATCTTAATGCAAGTTCGCATTTAGGAAAgtggtcttgacatccatctaatgtaactctaaatcataatgagatacgaatgccatgatgatccttaaggaatctttatgagacaggagataaggtctcttgataatcgattccttccttttgagtaaagcccttcgcaaatggttatggccttatagcgtttgacgtttccattcgggtctaatttggttttgaagatccacttacaacttatagatttggattcttcaagaaattcaaccaagtcccaaacgacattatgctatatggaattaagctctcaaattatggcttcattccactaagtggcatgatcgctattaatggcttcttaataagaggtaggatcagtaagttttccaatgtcctcaacttcagataaataatgaaatcatcaaagttatggTCATGAGTGACTGAGATGATCTCGtgagttgattttcaggttcAATAAGGAAGATGTTTTAGCATTAGTAGTGAGATGCTTTGCTTTAGCTTTATTAATAAGATGCTTTAACATTAGTAGTATTCTAATTAGGAGGTTTAGAATTCTGATAGAGAAGgtggatcagtgatattaggagcagcgttgggtacaagaggagttatcggaggagtaataataaccgatgagtggttccccccgcttcttgtacttcctgcaaatcttaagttatgatttgtcgtgctcccactgatctcttagttctcGAAAAAATATGACATGCTAcgtgtcaataatgctagtagtgtaggaaagacagtaaaactaataaccgataaagaaacaGGTAAAAGATTTAGGAttcagtttctttaagttagggttataaagttatgctttggcagaacaacctcatacgttcatatattttaaactCAGTTTCCCTTCTGTCCAAGAATCTTAATGACAGATTCTaatggaactcttattgagtatatgaacagcTGTGCGTAAGGCCTCAGgccaaaggaaagtaggtaagttaatgttgacaaacatacttttcaccatgtctattaaggttctatttctccttttagcaacaGACTTTCGTTGAGGAGAACCAAACATGATATATTGGTTAATTATgtcttgttcctttcaaaagttatggaaaggattaaAAGCTTAAACAATATCaatatgtcaaccataatactcacctcctttatctgatctcacaacttttattttatgatcaagttggtttaaaaccaaagttataagatcaataaaagtctctaagggttcagatcagatataggtgcatataacatgaataatcATTAATGAATGTAATAAGTGATGTATGTTCCGAGATGGTTGCGGGATAGGGGCTCCTAACatcagagtgaattatttccaacaagttggaacttctattGGCTCTTTTCTTAATCCCTTaagccattgaatacatgtttcaaaatcacaaaagtcaagagaatgtaatattccatcctctatgagtcgtatcatgcaaACTCGTGAGATGTGACTAAGGTATTTATGCCACTACAAGGAGTAATTCTCTTAATTagttaggtgattttgtctttgttttagttatgtcatcaatattaggagacaacaaagactgtgagaaattatgatctagttctaacttatACAACAATCCATTCAAGAAACTATGACCAAggaattcattattatgagtaatggcaatctcgtcgtaaccatgaattattacataactttcaaggtcTTAAACTAGAGAAATAGATACAAAGTTTCCGAGAAATTCTCGGTACACATAAGGTATCCACTAGTCtaatacactttcaagtgtttatatgtaaatcataagtctccatggtttcgacatataagagatcaatccttccaactctaagctttctttggtcatGTGATAGCTTCTGAATTGTATAGATACcttatgttgagttaatcacatgaaccatagaactagaatcactcacacatgtattagaagataaagaatcaaatattacatgaaataagttacctttcttagctagcaaTTCCTTGAAATTAAGACAATCTGAGCACAATGAGAATTTGCAGTTAGGATTGCTCATCAAGGACTTAAAACTAGAGGTAAAAGCACCATGATTAGCCTTTTGAACTTTAATTTGCAGTCTTATTACTGTTATATCTTtcctcttaatggaattagtagtggtagtaaggtgaacaaaTATAGGTTGGCCTAACTTAAGGCGACCGttttcttgcacacacattgcTATTCGTTCACTCATCAACCATTTATCCTTCAAAGCATTATATCTAATTTTTGAAGGTATTGGAATGAGCAAGCAATGAGGTCATTATAAAATGCATAAGAAAATTGTCAGAGACTTCCATTTTAGGACTCTTAaacttatgagtcatgtcagtcatattcattttgtgttcacaaatactgctatttcctttgtatttaagctacttgcatacgccttatacattccctcagatattatgattgatgaagttcctgaccatcattagtgacaagtgaCTTGCCTTTCCCACTTTCTTAAAAATTCGCTTTATGAGCTGCGGAAAAgttagcagtaatagcagtgggttcattatggcgaatgacatagtcaaggtctagcatctccagagttagaggtaattaatcCTTTTATAAAGCAAAGTTTGCATCAATAGGCGACTTaatgcctaagttaggtactaGAGTGAAAATAAGGAggatatcaatttataatacaagtaatagaagattattgaagtaatgcctaaaactaaagGCAATAAAATTttagtgacataattagctatctaagacagactaagcaatatctataaaactaatggaactaaagtaatgcctaaacttaactaagggctaataataatgttccttataataacataattagataTCTAAGGCTTACTAAATAATGTCTCTAAAAATAATGGAACTAACGTAATGCCTAaatacgtaagaggctaaagtaatgttccttaaagtaatgagactaagaccattatactaatgaagccagtgataggtaacctattgtaaacaccaaaacaataagttgacaTAAGACTCCACTTAGATTTatatcacctttgggcagaagtaactaatatctaagtacacatgagcattagggtcatgcggcacaacgcttatcttttgccctttgggcacaaaattaagaatcgtgtatcttatgcatgaaaaaatattccttttagcacacaaagtgtattaaatcacctttgggcagaatcaatatacttagtgttcattatccaaaaggaaaagagcgcaccatgagaatcatatttgacctttgggcacaaatgatgaaaccatgtacattagtgcgaagcccccacacattacgggggtccgggggcagcgcccctgggagcggggtccaaggggcagcaacccctggcggggtccaaggggcagagccgcTGACTGGGGTAAAAATGTctcagaaaaaattatttttgaaaaattagagacAAATTCAGCCACAAAATTATAGGGTAAAATAGTAAGCACGAACACATTCATCAGCTAAGATCGTCTTCAGTATAATACGAACTTAAGTAATAACTTATGATAAAAGTAAGTACGAAGTTAAGTAATAGTTCATGATAATGTAAGCACGAAGACATCAGTAAGTCGTGATGACATAGGCACGAAAACATCATCTAAATCGTGAATAGTAAGCACGAAGATGTCATAAAtccgtgatgatgtcagcacgatgAAGTCATAAActcgtgatgacgtaagcaagggttaattaccctctatttataatgagagtaattacacattcaaccctttagtatttacacattcaacccttctggtgtttaatgtgtgtatcattaatcctcttagttacaatcacctaatgggaaaccctatactacgtctctaagagtaaatacgcccatcatatatttacctagacatagagatttcagttattgtcaattatcatatcaggaatgatacatgatcagtgacggtcacactaacgtggttccaacagaGCATTGTAGTATTCTACGAGGAATATTTGATGTTTTTTATATGGCATGATCTTGTTTAGAAGGGTtagacaataaaaaaaaatcactattACAGTACAAAGAAATCCCTTGGATCGCTTGGATCAATTCGAAGGTccttttttttggggggggggggggggtcaacTTCTAAAAAGAAAATCCATTGGATCGCTTGGGATAGGGTTATTTCTCCAATTGATTCGGGAGGGCTTGGGTTGGGTTGTCTAGAAACAAAAAACCTTTCTCTTTTGTCCAAATGGTGGTGGCGGTTACGTCTTGAACCCAATAGCCTTTGGGGGCAAGTCATTCATGCCATTCATTCGACCTCAAGGAACTGCTCTCCTATTCCTTTCAAGCCTAACCAGGTGGGTGCTTGGAAATCCATCGCGGGTTTAAGCTCCCACCTAAATCAGTTTGACGTTGCTCTTGAGTGTATAGTTGGAAACGAGCAATCTCTCAGATTTTGGACTGACTCCTGGCCGGGCAACAAACCGTTTTACTTATCCTTTCCTGAGTTATACAAGCTTGAAAAGTATAAAGGTTGTTTGGTCAAAGATCGTTGTATGGGTGAAGGAAAGTTCTCACAATGGGAATGGTGTTGGATTCGCCCTCCCTCCTCTGCGTCGGAATTACATCAGCTGTAATGCTTACTTTCTCAGATTTCACAAGTTAACTTATCCGATTGTGATGATTCGTGGATATGGAATCTTGACCCATCTCGCCGCTTCACAGTTAAGTCACTAAGAACCCGCCTTCAGCACGCTACTTATGGTCCCAACCACTGGCTCTTTCCATGGAACAAGATAGCTCCCCTTAAAGTTAACGTACTTGGTTGGTGCATCGAGATGAACCGTCTGGCTACTTTAGATCAGCTTCATCAcaggaacatctcaatctcatccCCGGTATGCACACTATGCAAGTCACATAACGAATCAGTAGAACATTTGTTCCTTCGGTGCCCATTTGCAGATTCTCTATGGAGTTTCATTCTATCCTGGTGCAAACTCCCTATCCAAAAACCGCAAAGTCTGAAAGATCTCATGGTATTCCACAAGCACACCCCCTTTCCACCTAGCAAGCAATATCTTTTTCAGCTCACCATTCTAGCCTACCTATGGACCATTTGGAAGGTCAGGAATGAAAGCATATTTTCTAATAAAAGTCCATCTTTTCGATTTGCTATCAAAGAACTCAAAGGGACGAGTTTCTTCTGGCTAACAAATAGATCTCATGATGATAGCATTAGTTGGACTCAATGgaatagttttaatttttaattctcaTTGTACTCTGTTTTTCTTTCGTATGACTTTTATGTCTTCATAGCTTCTCACTATGATTTCATATTAATAATACTTATttttgaatgttcaaaaaaaaattacagtaCAAAGACATAGTTTTACGAATTACGAGGAATCTTCATTGTTTTTGATATGTTGTTAGGGAATGTGTGTTTTCTGTCTTCTTGAATCCAAGTGATTGAGATGAAACATCTAATAACTTCAATAAAAAAGAGGTTATGAGTTTAAGTTtcacatgaaaaaaaaaataataataataataaggctTATGATCGGGTGGTCATAAAGTGCGGGTTAACGAGTGAGGTTTCAACTCGAGAACTAATCTTTAAATCAAAGATACACGAGCTAACCATAATATGCCCATGATTGTTTTAGAACTCTTTATGAGAGGTTCAAACTAATATCACTTTGTGAAAATATCTGGCCACTAAGccgccttttgttaattaaattaggAGGATACTTTTGGTTTTGCATTTGCATCAACAGGGTAAGGATGTATTGCTAGTCTGCTACACAAGGGTAGATATTTTATTGATCATGCATGAATTGCAATAAACCTTCAAACTATAAATTTCTGTAAGATGCTAACATAGCCCAGCTTTGGACAAAACTACAATAAAACAAGATCTTCAAACCCCCACAGTTCGGCCGAACTTACCATGAAGAGTAACACTTGCAAATCTCACGTTAGGTGCTCCTCGTGTTAAGCAACGACATCCAGATTCCCTTTCCAGCAACCAAACACAGAGGACAGCCCCCAGATTTACAAATATTTCTTATTAATACCAGAACGGCAGAACCAGATCAGGAACAATATCTCTGACTGTTACGGCCAAGCGTATCACTAGATGGCCACAAAAATGGTTCATTTTCTCGAATATCCTTTTGAGGTCATAGGG
This genomic window contains:
- the LOC122600072 gene encoding alpha-1,3-arabinosyltransferase XAT2-like gives rise to the protein MEGHRRVVCGATQIIGLLTFIYLFYTQSFGFDPIKLWLGTRNLLKFNARMEELAVICEDTSHQSFKSLIGDADDLQKLETTGFACDSTVHSLVCVASNPVKINTKTMNIYMPRQLISTKRTNYSIKDEVIKGVQVRPYAWAQYELLKNVTPVNFLQQPPQSPELYCDYNYTIPAVVFSSGGFAGNLFHEFNEIIIPLFMTTRLFKSRVKFILVDYNPYLVTKYTRIFSSLSNYNVLNPSINTSVVHCFPGVVVGLKFHNYLSINSSEVPKGNSMLEFKKFLQTTYGLKITNVTNTGSTTPTLILVSRRKTRLFLNEDEMVDMMEDLGFEVLVVRSNKKMSNLDKFAKVVNTASVLVGTHGAGLTNQVFLPSGAVVVQVVPLALEWPSSVYFGGPAVGMGLHYLDYKIGPDESSLIESYPRSDPVISDPGSVFAKGYYVGKEMYLDKQNIRVDVNRFKGTLVEALKLLGRI